GCTGCGGGGCGACGGCGGTTCCCGATAGAAGCCGGCGTCGACGTGTCCCGCTGCGGCCGCAAACGGTCCTTCGATCCAGGACCAGTGCGGCGATTCATGCTGTGTTCAACCGATACTTCCTACGGCGCGCTACGAACCGGACATCGATCATCGCAGGACAAAACAAAACGCGCCGCTCAAACGCCACTTACGCCGGTTCAATTCTCTTCTTCGAGCCAGCAGGTGCCGTGCTGCGCAAGCATCGCGCTCGCGGCGGCAGGCCCCCACGTGCCCGCCGCGTAAGGCTTCGGCTTGCCCGACGCGGCCCATTCGTTGAGGATCGGCTCGACCCACTTCCATGCCGCTTCCTGCTCGTCGCGACGCACGAAGAGGGCAAGGCGTCCGTTGATCACGTCGAGCAGCAGACGTTGATACGCCTCCATCTGGCCTTCCTTGAAGAACTGGTCGAAGGCGAGGTCGAGGTGGACGCTCGACAGGTTCATCCCTTCGCCCGGCTTCTTCGCGAGGCAATAGAGGCGAATGGTTTCGTTCGGTTGCAGGCGGATCACCAGACGGTTCGCGCCCGCGCGCAACGCCGACGCGCCGAGCGCAGAATGCGGCACCGCGCGGAAATTCACGACGATCTCCGCGACACGATCAGCGAGCCGCTTGCCCGTGCGCAGGAAGAACGGCACGCCCGCCCAGCGCCAGTTTTCGATCTCCACCTTCAGCGCGACAAACGTTTCCGTCGTGCTGTCCGGCTTTACGCCGGGTTCCGTCGCATACGCGGGCACGGACGTGCCGCGAATGACGCCCGCGTGATACTGGCCGCGCACGGCGACCTTGCTGATATCGCGCGGATCGATCGGCTTCAGTGCGCGCAGCACGCGCAGCTTTTCATCGCGGACGGAATCGGAATCCATCGAATGCGGCGGTTCCATCGCGACGATCGAAAGCAGTTGCAGCAAATGGTTCTGCACCATGTCGCGCAACGCGCCCGTATTGTCGTAGAAGTCGCCGCGCGCTTCGACGCCGAGTTCTTCAGCAATCGTGATCTGGATGCTCTCGACCCACTCGCGGCGCCACAACGGCTCGAACAGCGCATTGCCGAAGCGCAGCGCCAGCAGGTTCTGCACGGGCTCCTTGCCGAGATAGTGGTCGATACGGTAGATCTGCTCTTCGCTGAAGATCTCGCCGACGGCGTCGTTGATCGCATTCGACGAACGCAGATCGTAGCCAAGCGGTTTTTCCAGCACGATGCGCGCATTCTCGTTCAAGCCGACGGACGCCAGCGCATGGCAGATCGGCACGAACAGCGACGGGCCCGTGGCCAGATAAAACACGCGCGTACCGGAGTGATCTTGCAGCGCATCGCGCAGCTTGACGAAGTCTTCGGCGCGGCCGAGATCGAGCTTCACGTACTCGATGCGATCGACAAAGCTCGCCCACGCGTTTTCATCGACGCCGCTCTTCGCGACATGCGCCTTCACGTGTTCATTGACCCATTGCAGATAACTCGCACGGTCTTCCTCATGACGCGCAACGGCAACGATCTTGCCGCCCGCCGCGAGCATGCCTGCACGGTGCGCTTCATACAGAGCAGGGAGAATCTTGCGCATCGACAGATCGCCAGTTCCGCCGAAGAGAACGAAGGTGAAGCTAGAGTCGGTTTGCATGCGTCTCCGTGGGATATCCGATGGGCCTGTAAGGCGCCCGTAGTCCGATAAAATATTTTTTGACACTGAATTGTAGTTTAACTACAATCCAAATCAAGAGGTAACGTGAATTCGATGAAAAAAGCGTGCGGGGCTTGTGAACAAGCGCCTTTTCGCGGGTGCACGTAGCTTCCC
This is a stretch of genomic DNA from Paraburkholderia caribensis. It encodes these proteins:
- the zwf gene encoding glucose-6-phosphate dehydrogenase; translated protein: MQTDSSFTFVLFGGTGDLSMRKILPALYEAHRAGMLAAGGKIVAVARHEEDRASYLQWVNEHVKAHVAKSGVDENAWASFVDRIEYVKLDLGRAEDFVKLRDALQDHSGTRVFYLATGPSLFVPICHALASVGLNENARIVLEKPLGYDLRSSNAINDAVGEIFSEEQIYRIDHYLGKEPVQNLLALRFGNALFEPLWRREWVESIQITIAEELGVEARGDFYDNTGALRDMVQNHLLQLLSIVAMEPPHSMDSDSVRDEKLRVLRALKPIDPRDISKVAVRGQYHAGVIRGTSVPAYATEPGVKPDSTTETFVALKVEIENWRWAGVPFFLRTGKRLADRVAEIVVNFRAVPHSALGASALRAGANRLVIRLQPNETIRLYCLAKKPGEGMNLSSVHLDLAFDQFFKEGQMEAYQRLLLDVINGRLALFVRRDEQEAAWKWVEPILNEWAASGKPKPYAAGTWGPAAASAMLAQHGTCWLEEEN